The genomic stretch AGGCTGGGATATGTAGTTCTTTTGGTGAAGGCCGCTGGCTTCAATCAATGAACGGGAGGTGGGAAAGGGACTACAATACCCATAACGCATTGGCGATGGGCCAGCCAGTTCAATGCCAAGAGGCTTGTTATGTTAGGGCCAAAGATGCTTTACCCAATCATTCATTAAAAACTTAAAACTTGAAGCCCAACAAAATGAAAGAccgtgcatttctatagcgcctttcaccacctcaggtcatcctctacagccaatgaagtgtgatcactgttgtaggaaacatggcagccaatttgcgcacagcaagatcccacaaacagcattgagataaatgacccagatcatctgttggttgagggataaatgtcggccccaggacaccgggggggggtggggagaactcccccctgctcttcttccaatagtggccgtgggatcttttacgtccacctgaggggggcagacggggccctcggtttaacgtctcatccgaaagacggcacctccgacagtgcagcactccctcagtactggcaccgggagtgtcggcctggattatggggctcaagtctccggagtgggggctcgaacccacgaccttctgactcagaggcgagagagaaagctacccactgagacacagctGCCACAAAGTTTATATGTCACTCATTTTTGGTTTAAAATTGTTCTTTTCCTTGAAGTAATGTCAGCCATGGTAgcacgctcgcctctgagtcagaaggtcgagggttcgagcccccactccagagactggagccccATAAttcaggccaacactcccagtgccagtactgagggagtgctgcacagtcggaggtgccgtctttcagacgagacgttaaaccgagggccccgtctgcccctctcaagtggatggacgtaaaagatcccacggccgctattggaagaaaagcagggggagttctccctggggccaatatttatcactcaaccaacatcactaaaaaacagatgatctggtcattatcacattgctgtttgtgggatcttgctgtgcgcaaatcagctgccgcgtttcccacatcacaacagtgactacacttcattggctgtaaagcgctttgggatgccttgaggatgtgaaaggcgctatagaaatgcaagtcttcagaaaagggaattggatttgaGGTTAACAATTGATATCTTTAAAAGGAGCTGTACTGATATCTGCTGAGAGATCTCATCAGCATTACTGAATCTTTATCTAAAGGGGATTTTTAAAATCTTGACATCGTTAAAgataaaaaaaacacttgtatttatttagcacATTTGCgaaccacaggacatcccaaacggcCAGTTACTTTCTGAACTGcactcgctgttgtaatgtaggaaacacggcagccaacttgtgcacagcaagatcccacaaagaccaATGCGAtcgatgaccagttaatctgctttcgaTGGCATGGACTGGGGGGTAAACGTTGACCAaggctcctgctcttcttcgaatcgtgCCACAAGATATTTTACATCAAACGGGGCGGGTggacggggcctgggtttaacgtctcatctgaaacagATGACGGAGGGACGGCTATTAAGTGTTGCCCCGcgcaattcgaagaagagcaggggtttcTCCCATTGTTCCGGCCAGAATCCCTCCGTTAACCAAAACCGCCATGATTCATCTCACCGCTGGTTTtggcatcttgctgtgcacaaaatggctgccaccttCGCccatgcaacaaaaaaaaactgattgcACGTCAAAGAAATTCatcgtatgtgaagcactttgagatgcctCCGAGGCGCATGACACAAGCCTTTCTTTGTGCCGAGATCTCGGTTGGGACTTGGCAAGAGGTGatgcctccacagttgaatatctTAGCGATTCTCGTGAAAAATGGCCGAAATATTTACCACTACCTACAGAACCGGAGCCCAacaaagtcactgacttcaggagaggaaaatgGGGGAAAATCTTACCAGTTTTGTTTGAATCAACATTTTTGCATGGAATCACTATGGCAACTGCAAACTCAAATTTTTGTGGTTCTTGAAGTATTTATTGTTCTCATTTCTATGTTCagtgtctacccctcccccaccccgctccccctccccccacctcccagacCAAAAGCACGGTTGAAGAGCAGAGTTTTGAGAGAAGACTGCGAGGTATCAGGGCAGGGAGATCGAGGGAGGTAGTTCCAGACGATGGCAACACAGgtttgtcactgtataacactggggtacagtactggtgggtacaggtctgtcactgtataacactggggtacagtattggtgggtacaggtctgtccctgtataacactggggtacagtactggtgggtacaggtctgtcactgtataacactggggtacagtactggtgggtacaggtctgtccctgtataacactggggtacagtactggtgggtacaggtctgtccctgtataacactggggtacagtactggtgggtacaggtctgtctctgtataacactagggtacagtactggtgggtacaggtctgtcactgtataacactggggtacagtactggtgggtacaggtctgtctctgtataacactggggtacagtactggtgggtacaggtctgtcactgtataacacgggtacagtactggtgggtacaggtctgtctctgtataacactggggtaaagtactggtgggtacaggtctgtcactgtataacactggggtacagtactggtgggtacaggtctgtccctgtataacactggggtacagtactggtgggtacaggtctgtctctgtataacactggggtacagtactggtgggtacaggtctgtccctgtataacactggggtacagtactggtgggtacaggtctgtccctgtataacactggggtacagtactggtgggtacaggtctgtctctgtataacactggggtacagtactggtgggtacaggtctgtccctgtataacactggggtacagtactggtgggtacaggtctgtctctgtataacactggggtacagtactggtgggtacaggtctgtcactgtataacacgggtacagtactggtgggtacaggtctgtccctgtataacactgggggacagtactggtgggtacaggtctgtccctgtataacactggggtacagtactggtgggtacaggtctgtcactgtataacacgggtacagtactggtgggtacaggtctgcctctgtataacactgggctacagtactggtgggtacaggtctgtccctgtataacactggggtacagtactggtgggtacaggtctgtcactgtataacactggggtacagtactggtgggtacaggtctgtcactgtataacactggggtacagtactggtgggtacaggtctgtcactgtataacatgggtacagtactggtgggtacaggtctgtctctgtataacactgggctacagtactggtgggtacaggtctgtctctgtataacactgggctacagtactggtgggtacaggtctgtcgctgtataacactggggtacagtactggtgggtacaggtctgtcactgtataacactggggtacagtactggtgggtacaggtctgtctctgtataacactgggctacagtactggtgggtacaggtctgtcgctgtataacactggggtacagtactggtgggtacaggtctgtcactgtataacactggggtacagtactggtgggtacaggtctgtctctgtataacactgggctacagtactggtgggtacaggtctgtctctgtataacactgggctacagtactggtgggtacaggtctgtctctgtataacactggggtacagtactggtgggtacaggtctgtctctgtataacactgggctacagtactggtgggtacaggtctgtcgctgtataacactggggtacagtactggtgggtacaggtctgtcactgtataacactggggtacagtactggtgggtacaggtctgtcactgtataacactggggtacagtactggtgggtacaggtctgtcactgtataacactgggggacagtactggtgggtacaggtctgtccctgtataacactggggtacagtactggtgggtacaggtctgtccctgtataacactgggggacagtactggtgggtacaggtctgtccctgtataacactggggtacagtactggtgggtacaggtctgtcactgtataacactggggtacagtactggtgggtacaggtctgtccctgtataacactggggtacagtactggtgggtacaggtctgtcactgtataacactggggtacagtactggtgggtacaggtctgtccctgtataacactggggtacagtactggtgggtacaggtctgtccctgtataacactggggtacaatactggtgggtacaggtctgtcactctaCAGAGAGACTCTTGTGTTAGAACTAAGCCCGATCCAGTTTCCCGATGCTCTCTATCCAGTCGGGTGTCACTGCATAGTGATCGGGAGCACTCCCTGTTGTCCGTCCTGTCCTAAGTGTGTAACAATAATTAGCCGTGgatcagtgggttgcactctctctctcgcatgagtcagaaggtcgtgggttcgagcccccactccagagactcgagctcataatccaggccgacactcccagtgccagtgctgagggagtgccgcactgtcggaggtgccgtctttcagatgagggccccgtctgcccctctcaggtaaaagatcccacgggtcactattggatgaagagcaggggggagttctccccggtgtcctgggtccgatatttatccctcaaccaacatcactaaaaaaagagattatctggtcatcacattgctgtttgtgggatcttgctgtgcgcaaattggctgccgcgtttcctacattacaacagtgactacacttcaaaaagtacttcattttctacgaagcactttgggacgtcctgaaaagcGCTGTAGCAATGGGAGTCCTTTCTCATGGGgaaggaggggaaattctggaGAGAAGAGACTCAGACAGCCAGGGATGATCCAGGTCTTGGTTTATTGTCAGACTATAATACAAACGAGGATTTGCGGGCCTCCGAAGGTCGCACAACCCGAACGAAGGCGAGGGCAAGTTGTCTcttgaaggagctggctgcagttCAGGGGGGAAACCAGGCTGCTCGAGAACGACGGGGGTGAGGCCCCCCATCTCTGGTTCAATCGCATCCCCCTACCAGTTTCGTGTCCAAGGGGAGATGCACCCAATTGTATTGGCCAATGATCCGTCTCTTCCATCTGGGTGACACATCAATCGGGCTTCCCCTCCGTGGGGAATGGGGTCTTTTCTCCATCTTGGGTATCAAACACTCTTCTTCAGCTGTAACTCCGGCAGTCATTCGATAGCGGTAAAGTCAGGGACCCTGGTTCattcttgcccccctcccccccagtccaGAGgccaaacaaaccatcaggtctcatccgtgcctttgtcacctccagactcgacgattcccaccctctcccctgcccggcctcccatcctcccccctccgtaaactccagctcatccaaagctccgctgccccccccgtatcctaactcgcaccgagtcccgttcacccatcaccccccctgtgctcgctgaccgacattggctcccggtccgggaacgcctcgattttaaaattctcatccttgtgttcaaatccctccatggccctcgccccccccctccctatctctggaacctcctccagcccctacaaccctccgagatctccgcgctcctccgattctggcctcttgcccatcccccgatttccatcgctccaccattggcggccgtgtcacacaccatcccgacttggacatatatcggccgttccttcatcgtcgctgggtcaaaatcctggaactccctccctaacagcactgtgggagaaccgtcaccacacggactgcagcggttcaagaaggcggctcaccaccaccttctcaaggggcaatgagggatgggcaataaatgccggcctcgccacatCCCGAGAGCAATTTGTAATCAACCAGTCAAATTCCaaactattctctctctctctctcgtctccctcaATCACTTATTTTGTCCAAAGGCTCCAACTCGCTCTTGTAGTTGCTGATGCTGTCCATCTCTCAAGCCCATTTACTGCACGTCCCTGAGAACAAATTTCAAGAAAAGGGTGAACCCCAGCGGGAAGGAGTCGGAGGGAGCAGATGAGGGGCGACGGGCGATGGAGACTGAGTGCGGGACGGGAGTTAGCTTGAGAGTTGGGACTCTGAAACAATGCAGCTCGAGGGAGGATTCTGGAGGTGATGGATTGAAGCCAAGGACAAGGGAATCTCATACACTTGGGTTACGGTCTCCTAAGGTAATATCGTAGTTTAACGATCTCAGGACAGTGCCCCGACCTCCTTTAACAATGAGTCGCTAGGGGATTTAAGACGTGGAGTCGCTAGGGGATTTAAGACATGGAGTCGCTAGGGGATTTAACACAGGGAGTCGCTAGGGGATTTAAGACAGGGAGTCGCTAGGGGATTTAAGACAGGGAGTCACTAGGGGATTTAAGACGTGGAGTCGCTAGGGGATTTAAGACAAGAGTCGCTAGGGGATTTAAGACAGGGAGTCGCTAGGGGATTTAAGACAGGGAGTCACTAGGGGATTTAAGACAGGGAGTCACTAGGGGATTTAAGACGGGGAGTCCCGAGGGGATTTAAGACAGGGAGTCACTAGGGGATTTAAGACAGGGAGTCGCTAGGGGATTTAAGACAGGGAGTCACTAGGGGATTTAAGACGTGGAGTCGCTAGGGGATTTAAGACGTGGAGTCGCTAGGGGATTTAAGACAGGGAGTCGCTAGGGGATTTAAGACAGGGAGTCGCTAGGGGATTTAAGACGTGGAGTCGCTAGGGGATTTAAGACGTGGAGTCGCTAGGGGATTTAAGACAGGGAGTCGCTAGGGGATTTAAGACGTGGAGTCGCTAGGGGATTTAAGACGTGGAGTCGCTAGGGGATTTAAGACAGGGAGTCGCTAGGGGATTTAAGACAGGGAGTCGCTAGGGGATTTAAGACAGGGAGTCGCTAGGGGATTTAAGACAGGGAGTCGCTAGGGGATTTAAGACGTGGAGTCGCTAGGGGATTTAAGACGTGGAGTCGCTAGGGGATTTAAGACGTGGAGTCGCTAGGGGATTTAAGACATGGAGTCGCTAGGGGATTTAAGACGTGGAGTCGCTAGGGGATTTAAGACAGGGAGTCTCTAATAAATTTAACCTACATCTAATCTAAAGGGACCTCGCTCCAAATAGACAGAGCCTGGGGatcttttgggggtggggggggggggcagaaattCGACTGTGGGCGGCAGCGCAAAACGGGCGCTATCGCGTCGTACGCCCGTTGCATTGACCAGCggaactgaatatcgggcggcgACAGGCGACAGCgcccgtcccccaccccccctcccccctcccacccgcccccgggACGAATGTGGCGGTCAGCGACTGTGGACGCGGCGGTGGCCGATCAGGTTGGAGGCGCTCTTGAAGCCCTTGCCGCACTCGGCGCAGCGGTAGGGCCTCTCGTCAGAGTGGGTGCGCAGGTGCACGGCCAGGGTGGAGGACTGGCGGAAGGCCTTGCCGCACTCGGGGCAGGCGTAGGGCCGCTCGCCGGTGTGGGTGCGCTGGTGCTTGACCAGGGTGGAGCGCTGGTTGAAGCCGGCGGCGCACACCGGGCAGCGGTAGGGCCGCTCGCCGGTGTGGGTGCGCTCGTGGCTGGCCAGGTTGTGGGCCAGGCGGAAGGCCTTGCCGCACACCGGGCAGCGGTAGGGCTCGGCCCCCGAGTGCAGCGCCCGGTGCTTGGACAGCGAGGAGTACTGCTTGAAGGCCTTGCCGCAGTCGGCGCAGCGGTGGGGCCGGGGCCCGGTGTGCCGGAGCCGATGCGACTCCAGGAAACGGGCCAGCTTGAAGGCCTTGCCGCACTCCTGGCAGCCGTAGGGCCGCTGGCCCTCGTCGCCCTGGGAGAGCGGCGGGCGGGAGGCGCGGGCGGCGCAGGCGTGGGGCTGGCCCTGAGCCTGGGCCCACCTCCGGTGGGCCTCCAGCCGCCGGCAGTCCAGGAAGGCCTGGCCGCACGCCTCGCACTTGCACAGCTTCTGGCCGGCGTGCGAGCGCTGGTGCTGGGCCAGCTCCTCGGCCCGGCCGAACTCCAGGCCGCACAGGGCGCAGGGCCGGGGGGGCTTGGGGCCGGAGGCGCTGCTGTGCGTGCGGCGGTGGGCGGCCAGGTGGTGGGAGTGGAGGAACCGGCGGGCGCAG from Heptranchias perlo isolate sHepPer1 chromosome 44, sHepPer1.hap1, whole genome shotgun sequence encodes the following:
- the LOC137306719 gene encoding zinc finger protein 135-like; amino-acid sequence: MAGTVAGLTAEDAPGEREPGFACADCGRRFKQQCDLKRHGRVHTGERPYRCPPPCGKGFGTSYNLLRHQLLHSGDKQYQCGACGQEFVQRHHLEAHRRRHTGERPYPCPVCGRHFSQASSMRAHGRTHAEERSYRCAECGKAFKSSSNLAKHRRIHGTERRYECERCARRFLHSHHLAAHRRTHSSASGPKPPRPCALCGLEFGRAEELAQHQRSHAGQKLCKCEACGQAFLDCRRLEAHRRWAQAQGQPHACAARASRPPLSQGDEGQRPYGCQECGKAFKLARFLESHRLRHTGPRPHRCADCGKAFKQYSSLSKHRALHSGAEPYRCPVCGKAFRLAHNLASHERTHTGERPYRCPVCAAGFNQRSTLVKHQRTHTGERPYACPECGKAFRQSSTLAVHLRTHSDERPYRCAECGKGFKSASNLIGHRRVHSR